The DNA region CCTTTCACATTTGATTAAGTGttgatatagatatagatagatagatgtagaCTAATATCTTGTATAGCTTTAAACCATGTTTTAAATAGAGCTCCTTTATCAGTTTAAATTGTAGGAACCTGGTTTAAAGATTTGGCGTCcacacagtttgttttgctgATTTAAAAGCTGAATGACTTTACTTTTCATTAAGAGGATTGAAGGGAAACTTTTGAGATGGGTTTCAACTTCACTGACTGAGACACGTTTGTCTCTCGGCCTACTTAATATGTGCTTAAAATATTCACAAACCTGTCGTGACACACAACAAGGATTAATGTGCGTCCGGCCTAAACGTCACATAATGCAGACTTCTTCAGAGATAATATGCTACTTCATATCTTGGGATGGACTCTCTTGCTAATGTCAGCAGCCTCTGGTTTGAAGTCTCATGTCTACATATGGTCATATTTGGGATGAGCTTGTGGGCTCGCTTGTATACCTTCCAGATATCTCCGCGCATGGTTTAGTTCAAACTGCGAGAGCAGCTGCCTGGGACTGTAATTCATCGCCATCACAACATTACCTCTTATTGAAGCTGCCTCTCTGTGCTGCCATTAAGATGGCCTCCTTCGTAGTCCAGCTGGCACAGGATCATGTTGTTCTTGAGGAAGAACTTGTCTCCCACGCAAaatctgcagagagaaataaaaatatggaaCTGGGTCTAGGTTCTTGCTTGAGATGAAGTGAATCATGAGGTCCCAGAGGAGCATTTCAGGCATATTTTCAGCATACATCCGCTGCTATGATAATCAGAAAATTAATCTTGCATGATTGCTGGCTGATTAACTATCCAAGTGATATACAAAGTCTTTAACCCCTCGAGGTTTTAAACCGTGCAGTAAATTTCATCACATTCTGACTACAATGCTTTGGTGATACACTCATAACGACCAGTGAGCTCACTAGTACACCTCCCAGATAAGTCAACTGAATTTGATCTCCCTGGCTAATTGCTCCCCTAATCTTACCTCTGGCGGCAGAGCTGACAGGCGAAGCAGTCTAAATGGTAGACGTTGTCTCTGGCTCTCATCACCATCTCAAAGGCAGGGATCAGCTTACTGCAGGCTGCACAGTTCCCCGTCACCCCAAAGAGCctgtggagggaaagagggcGACAAGCAGACCTGTAGTCTGGACGCACTTAGATACAATCCAGCCAAGAGctgaagaggacaaaaaaacactgaaataaaggaaggggaaaaaaactacaaaGTACTTCAACAGGACGCTGAGTCAGTGTCGCAAAATAATCACTTGTTTTAACGTAGAAACCTGCATTTCTTACAGATTAATACCATCCATATCTTACGGATCGTAATTACGAGCAGCCaagtgaataaaacattcacaTCAGCCTCCTAGTTGTAATTCTGAGTCGGAGATATGAGACATTTCTAACAGCTGCGATGTCTCCCACATAGCGGGAGATAAATAACTGCAAAGACATCATCGCTGGCAGGTAAATGTGAGTAAAATCCACTGATACAGTCAAGCTAATGCTACTTAACAAGACCAagagctcacagtgacaatgctttGACGTTTAGCCGGTTTAACGTTTACCATGTTCGCCGTTTTagttgagcatgttagcatgctaacatttgctaattagcactaaacacaaagtacagctgaggctgatgggaatgtcatcatCATAAAGCAAAGTGTGAATATAACGTCTGAACCAAACAATCAGCGCAATTCATCCAATAATTGTGGAgacgtttcactcaaaaccacaaatgtcaacctcaaggTGGCGcttgaggaaaagtcagagggtcaccaaagtcagtaggggtcatcctctggggaacatgaatgtctgtgcaaagtTTCATGGAAATACATCAGAcatgttgttgaaatatttcaggcTGGACTTCAGTCATATTGTGAACAATTTAACAACGTACGCCAAAACAATTgcaaaaatctttttctttatattcttaTCTCAAAATCCAACAACATATGACGTGCTTAcagaagcttgaaccaaccaatttcaaccaataatatcatgacatccacccaatcaatcaatcaatcaatcaatcttcaacttttagcggtACAGAGCTAAgattagctagttagctagctagcaacagcgcCACGATGCAGacgtttcatctcgactttaacaatcaacaataacaaaaacagctactgaaataaatgatcgaacaacatttttgataacGTATGTGAGCGCGGTCGCTCTCGTGCTGTTCTGCCGGATTACTGCCTTTCTGTTCTTATCTTTCCTAAAcaaacctctgctgctgcttctctcgTTGTGAATCGCGAGACTTTTCACATTAAGTGAGTGTCGAATGTAAAAGCATGTAAAATGCGTTTATATGAGctgctgaaagagagaaaaatggagatTCGCTGATATGAAAATGTCTCAGAGGACATTACACTGACttcacagttcagttcagacttGAGTCAGTTTATTACACTCTTCTGAAACGAACAATTTATGTGGCAACATTTTGAACTATGTCCTCAAACTACCTGAGAACAAaccctgtgttgtttttaaatactCGGTGCTGACCAGCTGCAGATTGCTTCACCTCTCGGTCACCTCTAAAAGAGCGAACAAACGGCTCCCTGAGAGCCCGACACACATGAAGATAAGTGGCCGCTGCTGATTTCCATATTCCATTAGAGGCCAAATGGAAAAGGAGGTTTGGGAGGAACATTTATGAAAAACGACATCcgcagaaggagggaggagagcggCGAGCATGTGTGTCCCAGAGCTCCGGACGACAAATGAAAAACGTCATCAAATGAGTGACCAACACGGGAACAAAAGCGAGTCCTAATTAACCGAATGTTCTGATCTAACGAGCCTGAGTCCTGAGCAGGCAcctggtggggtttttttccttctccttaACGAGGCTACAAAGCTCAATGCTAATTCTCTACTAATGGTCCAATTAAAAGAAATCACATGGTTTTAATCCTGCTCTTCAAAGGCTCTTGGTCTGCACCCTTGCGATGATGAGGAAAACAGGAGGCAATCTAGCCAATTTAACTGTCAAAAGGGGTTTTGGTCTCTTAAGTGCAGCGCAGCTAATGAGAGACTTAGCCCCAACCAAATCCAGCTGGATTGTACATGAGACTAACACATGAGTTCAGCAATGTGGCTGAGATATCAGGAGTTCTCCTGCTGACCTGACACCAGACGTCGTTATTTCAGGCACGAAAATGAAGGCTACATAACTCTCGACGGAGCCGCTGGAGACGGCTTCAGGTTTGTGTGGAAGTGGTGTCGTCGAGATTCATGGTCCAAAGACTGTAAAGGTGGAAACCTGCTTAAATCTATTGTATATTTGAAACTTATACTTATTCATAAATTAAATGAGCTGTTTCAGTTGACAGACACTGTGAGGTGATGAATAATCTCACTCCAGAGGATTTTATAAAGGAGCCGTCTCTTTATCTGCAGGGTTTATGAAGAGGGTTTGAAGTGCTTCAGAGTGCGTTAAGTGTTATAAACTTCCTGCCCTGTTACACGGCAGATTCTGTAGCAGAGGAGGCTCTTCAGTGTGCTGTTTCCCTGACGTGGGCTAATGCACTTACAGCGAtagtttgcttgtttgtttgttttcttgacGATACCACAAAGTACAATAcgtagctggagccaggagacagttagcttagcttagcttagcataaaagactggaaacagggggaaacagctagcctggctctcgCTGAACAAAATCCTCCTTCCAGCACTGCTGATGCTCACTAATTAAATAGTTTTATAGcacgtttgtttaatcagtacaaaaaccAAACTGTATAAACATCGATTTGTGCCGGACtatgtctttttctgttgccgggcaaccagcagagactctaGGAAGTAACTGAGACAAACGTTCGGCTCAAAACCTCTCTAAAACAGCACCTGGCCTACAGACAGAgccaaggctagctgtttccctctgttttcagtctttatgctaagctaagctaaccgcaCAGAAATAACTCCtctgactctcagcaagaaagcaaacgaGCGTGTTTCCCAATATGTTTAACTACTCCTTAACATCCAACTTCACCCTCtattctgtcatttcttttctctttttactgtttgttgtcTGAAAAGTAAAATTGGCGTTAAAGTTCATGAAAAAGGTTAAATGACCAGAGACACGCTCCAGTATTCTGGCTTCACTCTGCGTTGCTTTAACAAAGACTGAAACGTACTAAAAGGTCAGCGATCTGCTTATTCTGTTACTGCATACGTTACGTTTCAGTTTAATCTCGCTGCTGACTGTTGCTTTCAGCTCTCGGGAGCCCGTCATCTCAAAACTAGCTCATGTTTTGAAGAATGTCATGTTTTTAGTATCTAATAAGTCATGGATGCAGCTGCCAGCCTCATGTCCCTACACAAGATAAAAAGCAGTGCAAGTATGAGACCCAATATGATGACGAGAAGCACATCTCAAACTGCAGAGTTTTGGAGGATTTTGTATAATTATGGCTGTTTTACTACCTTGGAAAGTTAACTGAAAGCTGTTGCTTCGTTGTTTTGTGTCGTAATGGGACGCTCattattgtatttgtacatttctCAGGTAAAATCACTCGTGTCTACATTACAAATCTGCACACTTTCCTTATTCGGTTTCCGCTTGGTTCTCGATGGGGGGCTCTCAGATTCAAGTTTATATCTCGGGTCCCACAGTTTCTCTGATAACGTACATTATCAGACTCAGAAGCCCTTTTCATCCTGAGTGGATCTTACACAGTATCCACTTTACGGATGATTTGTTTTGAAGCTGTATGATGCATTACCTCAGGTAGTCCCTGCGGCAGAGGATGAGGTTGGCCCGGGTGTAGAGGGTGGAGCCCACCCTGCCCAGGCAGCAGTCGCAGCAGGCACACTTCAGACAGTCCTCGTGCCAGTACCTGTCCAACGCCTGCAGCATGAAGCGGTCCCGGATCTTCCCGTTGCAGCCGGCACAGCCCCTCGGCCTCTCTCTGGACTGGAGGGACACGAGGGACACACCTGGCGGGAGACAACAGGTGGACAGGGGacgagcacagagagagagaagtctgTGGTGATTAACAACTGCGTTTATAATCATGTTGAAATAACGAAAGGTGACATTCTGTAGTGATTCCACAGGAGATACAATCCTGTCATTATACATTCAGTGTTGAACATCACTACTaaatgtaaccccccccccccccacaggagTATTATGGTGGGGAAACATGTCCAACGCCACTATCAAGTCTAAACTTCAAGTCCCTATAAGAAAACAACAGTAGTTTTCTGTGAGGGGGGGTCACACTCATCATCAATCTTAATAAAAGTATTTCACAGACTAAGTTGGGCATGAAAACTCCTGTTGTCCTGTGTTAGAGACGCCATCGGCCCCCACGCTCAGACTGAATGTATGTCAGTCCTCTGTACTCACTCTCCTCCTTGTCCAGCACCATCCTTCTGGAAAACGACAACAATCCAACAACAGGAGGAAAGCCcccgcttcttcttcttcttcttctcctcctcctcctcctcttcctccccctgcGTGCACGATAACACCCCGAGGCGCGATAATAAACACAGAAGGGCTTTGACTCCCTGTGTGAATCACAGCAGTCGCTCAAACTTCAGCTCCGCTCCTCATAACCCCGCAGAAAGCCGAGAGAAACCGCCGTGGAGTCGCTTTCTGCGTCTCATGCGTAAAAATAGCCCGCGGACGGATGAAGACAGCGTCCCCGGGTGTCACCTtggagagagacgagagacgAGAGACGTCCTCAAGTCAGGAGAGTCTGAGTCTCATCGGAGCTGAAGTCAGTGCAGAAGCGTTTCTGTATCTGCACAGGCGGCAGCTCTTCCCCGTCAGATGAGCTGTTCTGCACAGCCTGAACCTCCACTCcgccctccccctctctctctcccctctctctccctctctctctctccctccctccttctccctctctctctctccttctctctctctctccccctctctctctccctccccctctctctctccctcccctctctctctctctctctctccccctccctccttctccctctctctctccccctctctctctctccttctctctctctctctccctccccctctctccctctccctctctctctccctctctctctccccctccctccttctccttctctctccccctctctctccccctctctccctctctctctctctccccctccctccttctccttctctctccccctctctctctccctctctctctctctctccccccctctctctctctccctctctctctctctctctccttctctctctccccctctctctctccctctctctctctccctctctctctctctctctctctctctctcctctctctccctctctctctctccctccctctctctccccctccctccccccccctctctccccctctctctctctctctccctccctctctctctctctctcactctctctctccccctccctctctctcccccctccctccctctctctctctcccccccctccccctctctctctctccctctctctcctctctctccctctctctctctccctccctctctctccccctccctcccccccccctctctccccctctctctctctccctctctctctctccctccttctccctctctctctctcctctctctctctccctctctctctctctctccctctctctctctctccccctccctccctccttctctctctctctctctcactctctctctctctccctcccccctctctctctctcctctctctccccctccctccctctctctccctctctccctctctctcccccctccccccctctctctctctccctctctctctccctccctccctccctctctctccccctctcccccctccccccctccctccctctctctccctctctctctctccccctccccccctctctctctctctctctccctctctctccccccctctctccctctctctcccccctccctctctctctctcccccctccctctctctccctctctctctccccctccccctctccctctctctccctctctctccctctctctctccccctccccctccctctccccctctctctctctctctctctccctccctctctctctctctctccctctctccccccctccctccctctctctcgcccccctccctccctccctctctctctctctctctttctccccctccctccctctcctccctccctctctctccccctccctccctccctctctctctctctctcctctctctccccctccctccctctctctctctctccctctctctcccccctccctccctctctctccctctctctctccctccccctccctccctccctctctctctccctccctccctccctccctccctctctctctctctctctccctcccctctctctccctctctctcctctctctctccctctctctctccctctctctatctctctctcctctctctctctctctccctccctctctctctctctctccctctctccccccctccctccctctctctcgcccccctccctccctccctctctctctctctctctttctccccctccctccctctcctccctccctctctctccccctccctccctccctctctctctctctctcctctctctccccctccctccctctctctctctctccctctctctcccccctccctccctctctctccctctctctctccctccccctccctccctccctctctctctccctccctccctccctccctccctctctctctctctctctccctcccctctctctccctctctctcctctctctctccctctctccccccctccctccttctctctctccccctctctctctccctccctccctctctctcccccctccctccctctccctccctccctctctctctccctccttctccctctctctctctctctccctctctctctctcactctctctctctccccctccctctttctccccctctctctctcccaccctccctccctccttctctctctctctctcccccccctccctccctctctctccctctctctctcccaccctccctccctccctctctctctctctctctctccctctctctctccctctctctctcccacctccctccctccctctctctccccccctctctcccccctccctccctctcccccctctctctctctcccccctccctccctctctctctctctctctgcaaaaaAACTCCcacagtcaaatgtttttttcaacgCTGCGTGCTAATTATATAAAGTCATTATGCTCAGATCTGATAGTAAccgccccctccctctccgAATCAATTATTCAATAGACAGTCACACACCAGGACAGCCCGGGCCTGAGGTGTTTTAGAATGAGCTTATTCAACTCCAAGGACACCAATTATCTCCGGGGCGCCCTGCAGTCAAAGCGCTGGCTGTTCCGCGCGGCAGATGCAGCGCCTTCTCCGCGCACGCtcacacgcgcgcgcgcgccgGCGTGTATGTGTGCGTACGTGTGCACGTGCGTGTTGACATATATTCAGTGTGTTCATCCCTTATTTGTTCACTAatacccgcccccccccccttagaaataaaagtaatacACGAGCGCAgaaagtaattaagtacatttactcaagtgctgtacttgtACTtctgtgctactttatacttctgctctTTTATTTGATacctttagttactttgcagattcagattatgaatacaaaatataatcaactgtAAATGATGTTGGGttaagataaaactttattgatcactCGGTGACATTTACAAGCCGCCcagctgtatataaagtaaataaacattcaccagctgcaacattacaTACATCAATAATAAGAATCTAATCATATAACAGGCCATTTTGCTTGatgagtactttaagtatattttgatggtaatacttttgtacttttacttaacacTTACTTACTTACCGTGTATTTCTACACAGCATATGGTCAAAGAGTACTTCCGCTagataaaaacactaaaaagcaATACCAAGAAGTAGGTCTACGAGGTTACGACAGGTCTCTGTAGGAATATTATAAGAATATTAAAGCAgtatgacataaaaacacagaaatacaggaaATTACAACTCTATGAAGTATAAACTCACAACAAACTGAATAGTGTAGGAATATTAAGGAATAAAAAATACCATACAGCAGCTGTACTGTCAGGGAGCTTTTTATACTACAGGTACTAGTAGGATTATCAGGCTATAGGAATATTACAGGAGATAAAAATACTGGGTCTGCTACAGACCCACGAGTCCTTGAATACTATAGAAATAAAGTAACTATAAACTCAGTAATATAACTGCCACAGACTGCAGGTCCTTGTAGGAATTAAATCTGCGTGATATTAAGAGATATATAAAGCAGCTATAGGTCATATAAACTCAGTATGTATCAGACTACAGGAATAGgaatatttaaaacacaaaaaaaaacagttatggTAGGTCCACTACTACTAGATCTACCATACTATCAGTTCTTGAATATTATAGTAATACTATAAGATTATAGGAGATACTTTGAAGGGCTACACAGCAGTCATGTCATTATAAACTCACTTGTAGGAGTATTTTAATAATGAGAGAAAACCTCGATGAAGCTTAAGAACTACAGGTGAACTACGATACTACAAGTCCTGAATATTACAGGAATACTGGAGATAAAACCAGCTAAATAATATACTTACACTTATATTTACTGCTAGACCTACCACAGACTACCAGGTCTTTGTAGAATAACACCATAGATGAAACATAAATAGCCTTGGAAGTCAGTGTTGAGTCCCAGACCTACTGTAAGTCTCTGCACTGAGGATTTAGGAATCAAAATACCACAATGTATGGTAAGGTCATTATTTAAAGTTAATATTGAGCACCACAGGCGCATTATTAGTCTCTGTAGATAGATTATTGGAATGTTATAGTGATTTTCATTGCTGTTTTCAAGGCCAGTGCTCACCCCAGTCCATAAACAACACTGCAGCCTGCTTCCAAATACATCATCCGGCCCTAAATCCTCCTCATTAGAAGCTGTGGCATAAAC from Enoplosus armatus isolate fEnoArm2 chromosome 6, fEnoArm2.hap1, whole genome shotgun sequence includes:
- the LOC139286490 gene encoding rhombotin-1-like translates to MVLDKEESVSLVSLQSRERPRGCAGCNGKIRDRFMLQALDRYWHEDCLKCACCDCCLGRVGSTLYTRANLILCRRDYLRLFGVTGNCAACSKLIPAFEMVMRARDNVYHLDCFACQLCRQRFCVGDKFFLKNNMILCQLDYEGGHLNGSTERQLQ